A window of the Plasmodium vivax chromosome 12, whole genome shotgun sequence genome harbors these coding sequences:
- a CDS encoding protein kinase, putative (encoded by transcript PVX_082880A; Apicoplast targeted protein. Curated by Stuart Ralph, Walter and Eliza Hall Institute of Medical Research, Australia.), whose product MVNADHSLYALRLRSDKFGEGPTKSIYGSNPSEVQIYYHYDYEQKEYIGDITSSEVDRGEIGKRKPPSEGKFSPRMAWLKGTYKMIDFAKRLFLSHVEKTDSELRRGLRRYEAKKLNYTVREKMGSGAFGEIWYAINMNKESPFKDVVLKKILILQNEEASEASAKREIYFGELLKNCPNVSRFIEFFTEYERTDDGKEEQKYVWLVFANEGYSLANHLFHVDKNKGGMLTPSKLWWSIKKQSIGMRVLRDLMHQILKGVNNAHKMGITHRDLKMENIFVSPSTPFTVRIGDWGSAVQYNSDDFLFPPSENEETEGYQPPESLFGHMKRNFNRLPYYDMWGIGIVFLQFVLGTKNPLEVKNKRNEMKLHNFYAKHATPEALKEAIFLQSLSELCLMPWSLPSNRMVSLKRGKTLPHSSIYKNNTILNALHYFLSFNLVHLKNHTLSNWRRRYLASTYNSLVPFFPDASPLCEDANCLHLSDSRLVTSPRLGGHSGKAPHEDVTGADLHRREGPTCADCASSAEMRKGAPISTAAPVSTAAQMNQLMYQHSRAHAPLAPPCDDEQFQRILQERDPSGVGLPNANARNLLRRLLTFDYATRITAEEALNHPWFAEP is encoded by the coding sequence ATGGTAAACGCGGATCACTCGCTCTACGCCTTACGGTTGCGAAGTGACAAATTTGGGGAAGGACCCACCAAATCGATTTATGGGTCCAACCCATCAGAGGTGCAAATTTACTACCACTATGATTACGAGCAGAAGGAGTACATAGGGGATATTACCTCCAGTGAAGTGGATAGAGGCGaaattggaaaaagaaaaccgcCGAGCGAAGGGAAGTTCTCCCCTCGGATGGCGTGGCTAAAGGGGACGTACAAAATGATCGATTTTGCCAAGCGGTTATTCCTCAGCCATGTGGAGAAAACGGACTCTGAGCTGAGGAGGGGCCTAAGGAGATACGAGGCGAAAAAGCTAAACTACAcggtgagggaaaaaatgggaagcggAGCATTTGGGGAAATCTGGTACgcaataaatatgaataaggAGTCCCCCTTTAAAGATGTGGTGTTAAAGAAGATTCTAATTCTTCAGAATGAAGAAGCATCGGAGGCGAGTGCAAAGAGGGAAATCTACTTTGGAGAGCTTCTTAAAAATTGCCCAAATGTAAGTCGCTTTATTGAGTTCTTTACAGAATATGAAAGGACAGATGATGGGAAAGAGGAACAGAAGTATGTGTGGCTGGTTTTTGCAAATGAGGGGTACTCGCTAGCCAATCACCTATTCCACGTAGACaaaaacaaaggggggatGTTAACCCCCAGTAAGTTATGGTGGAGCATCAAGAAGCAAAGCATTGGCATGCGGGTACTAAGAGATTTAATGCaccaaattttaaaaggagtTAACAACGCACATAAGATGGGGATCACTCATAGggatttaaaaatggaaaacattTTCGTTTCGCCAAGCACCCCCTTCACCGTTCGTATTGGTGACTGGGGTAGTGCAGTACAGTATAACAGTGacgattttttatttcccccttcggaaaatgaagagacaGAAGGGTACCAACCACCGGAGTCCCTTTTTGGGCAcatgaaaagaaattttaatcGCCTGCCTTACTACGACATGTGGGGCATAGGCATCGTATTTCTGCAGTTCGTCTTGGGCACCAAAAATCCTCTcgaagttaaaaataaaaggaatgAAATGAAGCTGCATAATTTCTACGCCAAGCATGCAACCCCGGAGGCATTAAAAGAGGCGATCTTTTTGCAAAGCCTTTCCGAGTTGTGTTTAATGCCCTGGAGCTTACCTTCAAACAGAATGGTTTCTctcaaacgggggaagaCACTACCCCATTCCTCCATTTATAAGAACAACACCATTTTGAATGCTCTACACtattttctctccttcaATTTGGTTCATTTGAAGAACCACACGTTGAGCAACTGGCGGAGGAGGTACCTTGCCAGCACGTATAACTCGTTGGTCCCCTTCTTCCCCGATGCCTCTCCCCTTTGTGAAGACGCCAACTGTCTGCATTTGAGCGACTCCCGTTTGGTGACCTCTCCCAGGTTGGGTGGCCACTCCGGGAAAGCTCCCCACGAGGATGTCACCGGCGCAGATTTGCACCGCCGCGAGGGGCCCACCTGTGCGGACTGCGCTAGTAGCGCGGAGATGCGCAAAGGCGCGCCGATAAGCACAGCCGCTCCAGTAAGCACAGCCGCCCAGATGAACCAACTGATGTACCAACACTCGCGCGCGCACGCGCCGCTTGCTCCCCCGTGTGACGACGAGCAGTTCCAGCGGATCCTGCAGGAGAGAGACCCCTCGGGCGTGGGGCTGCCCAACGCAAACGCGAGAAATCTGCTCCGGCGTCTGCTCACCTTTGACTACGCCACGCGCATTACCGCCGAGGAGGCCCTCAACCATCCCTGGTTCGCAGAGCCATAG